A region from the Halobacillus mangrovi genome encodes:
- a CDS encoding CAP domain-containing protein: MKGKSLFVTGALALSILAAPATSLASSGDSQSFKVEQNNIQIDSVMDWVAENEEALKSQNFDQVDIQSLLEQFQVQPAKPEPKPAPAEPQQEKEQPKQEQPKQEEPKVEEPKQEQPAEAEPAPEAQPQQEEAAPKEENTQDVSSEVSAFEQKVVELTNEERAKQGLQPLQLDTELSAVAKDKSLDMQNNNYFSHNSPTYGSPFDMMKQYGIDYRTAGENIAMGQTSPEQVVEGWMNSEGHRKNIMNPNFTHIGVGHAEDGNYWTQMFIGK, translated from the coding sequence ATGAAAGGCAAATCACTATTCGTAACAGGAGCGCTTGCTCTATCTATACTAGCAGCGCCGGCTACTTCTCTAGCATCTTCAGGAGATAGCCAATCTTTTAAAGTAGAACAAAACAACATTCAAATAGATAGCGTAATGGATTGGGTCGCTGAAAATGAAGAAGCGTTGAAGAGTCAAAACTTCGATCAAGTTGACATTCAATCTCTTCTAGAGCAATTCCAAGTCCAGCCCGCTAAACCAGAGCCGAAACCTGCTCCTGCTGAACCACAGCAAGAGAAAGAGCAGCCAAAGCAAGAACAACCTAAGCAGGAAGAACCTAAAGTAGAAGAACCTAAACAAGAGCAGCCAGCAGAAGCTGAACCTGCTCCTGAAGCACAGCCACAGCAAGAAGAAGCAGCGCCTAAAGAGGAAAACACTCAAGATGTAAGCTCAGAAGTATCTGCTTTTGAACAAAAAGTCGTTGAATTGACGAACGAAGAGCGTGCAAAGCAAGGCCTTCAGCCGCTACAACTAGATACAGAGCTTAGCGCGGTAGCAAAAGACAAATCTCTAGATATGCAAAACAACAACTATTTCTCTCACAACAGCCCAACCTATGGTTCTCCATTCGATATGATGAAGCAATACGGCATTGATTACCGTACGGCAGGAGAAAACATTGCCATGGGACAAACTTCCCCTGAGCAAGTAGTTGAAGGCTGGATGAACAGTGAAGGTCACCGTAAAAATATCATGAACCCTAACTTCACTCACATCGGCGTTGGACATGCAGAGGACGGAAACTACTGGACTCAAATGTTCATCGGTAAATAA
- a CDS encoding ABC transporter permease, which translates to MNNKGQNRVRDPFAIEQEEWKNRQLKNRLKQLLTISSPIFILILWEFLSRTGLVDARFFPPPTEIVGTFLFMGTSGELFDHIGISLFRIFAGFLLGVIPAIILGLLMGLYSPLRHFFSPLIMALMPIPTLALLPIILILFGVGEVSKIVTIAGSVFFPVIINTVAGVVNIDRIYLDVAKNYGANSRDYFFKIALPGSLPVMIEGIQMGQAIALLTIVAAEMMGANSGIGFLIWTSYKAFLLQEMYVGLVLISFFGYLFSLILRGFQTKLLPWK; encoded by the coding sequence ATGAACAATAAAGGACAAAATCGTGTCCGCGATCCTTTTGCAATTGAACAAGAAGAATGGAAAAATCGCCAGCTTAAAAACAGGCTTAAACAGCTGCTGACCATATCATCGCCGATTTTTATCTTAATTCTCTGGGAATTCTTATCACGAACTGGCTTAGTCGACGCCAGGTTTTTCCCACCGCCTACGGAAATCGTAGGAACATTCCTTTTTATGGGGACCAGTGGAGAATTATTTGATCACATCGGAATTTCTCTATTCCGTATTTTTGCTGGATTCTTATTAGGTGTCATTCCGGCAATCATTCTCGGATTATTAATGGGGCTTTACTCTCCTTTGAGACATTTCTTTTCTCCGTTGATTATGGCTTTGATGCCTATTCCGACTTTGGCGTTATTGCCGATCATCCTTATTTTATTCGGAGTAGGTGAAGTATCTAAAATCGTTACGATCGCTGGAAGTGTATTTTTTCCGGTCATTATTAATACAGTGGCGGGTGTCGTTAACATTGACCGGATTTACTTAGATGTCGCAAAAAATTATGGAGCTAATTCACGGGACTATTTCTTTAAGATTGCGCTTCCTGGATCCCTGCCTGTCATGATTGAAGGTATTCAAATGGGGCAGGCGATTGCGCTATTAACAATTGTAGCGGCAGAAATGATGGGAGCAAACTCTGGAATCGGGTTTTTGATATGGACCTCATACAAAGCCTTCCTGTTGCAGGAAATGTATGTCGGGCTTGTGTTGATTTCCTTTTTCGGCTACCTCTTTTCTCTCATATTACGTGGATTTCAGACAAAATTATTGCCCTGGAAATAA
- a CDS encoding ABC transporter substrate-binding protein — MKKAYLLFLIPLFLFGLVLSGCGSGALEQKDTLANDEVSEDNPSGDLAPLEKKTTVVIAEDGAASGAGFYIAKEKGYFEDYNIEVKFTQFANSDDMLPALAAGEVDIAGGVSTASFFNAIAQGIDVKIIADKGHYFDGKSYFSFVIREDLEEEIQSYEDFEGKRIAVSSRNAVDDYIFQRMLEHAGLTEEDVEFVLMSDFGNMLAAMGNGSIDAALQIEPLITQGEQQGLHKRFGDATDFAPEAQIAMVLGSPSFINKETDVSLRFMAAYLKGVRDYNDAFVKEEGKDEIIEIMTKHTALKNPAIWEKVSVTGLDPNGKMFIEDIKKQYDMYKENNAIRGNLDFEKAIDTSMTEKAVEVLGSYK, encoded by the coding sequence ATGAAAAAAGCTTATCTGCTATTTCTCATTCCTTTGTTTTTATTTGGGTTAGTGCTAAGCGGCTGTGGTTCTGGGGCCTTAGAGCAAAAGGATACCCTGGCTAATGATGAGGTCAGCGAAGATAACCCTAGCGGTGATTTAGCTCCACTGGAGAAAAAGACTACCGTCGTCATTGCGGAAGACGGGGCAGCTTCAGGGGCTGGATTTTATATCGCGAAGGAAAAAGGATATTTTGAGGACTACAATATAGAAGTGAAATTCACTCAGTTTGCGAACAGTGACGATATGCTGCCAGCTTTGGCAGCAGGTGAAGTTGACATTGCGGGAGGAGTATCTACCGCGTCTTTCTTTAATGCGATTGCCCAAGGAATAGATGTGAAGATTATTGCCGATAAAGGTCACTACTTTGACGGGAAATCCTATTTCTCGTTTGTAATACGTGAGGATTTAGAAGAAGAAATTCAATCATACGAAGACTTTGAAGGCAAGAGAATAGCCGTTTCTTCCAGAAATGCTGTGGATGATTATATTTTCCAGCGAATGCTTGAACACGCAGGATTGACTGAAGAGGATGTCGAGTTTGTTCTTATGTCTGATTTTGGAAATATGCTTGCAGCGATGGGGAATGGTTCGATTGATGCGGCTTTACAAATTGAACCGCTCATAACGCAAGGGGAACAGCAGGGTCTTCATAAGCGCTTCGGTGATGCGACTGACTTTGCTCCAGAAGCCCAAATTGCCATGGTACTTGGCTCCCCTTCATTTATTAATAAAGAGACGGATGTGTCGTTAAGGTTTATGGCGGCTTATTTGAAAGGTGTCCGCGACTACAACGATGCATTTGTTAAAGAGGAAGGTAAAGATGAAATCATTGAGATTATGACCAAACACACTGCACTGAAGAACCCAGCGATCTGGGAGAAAGTATCCGTGACAGGTCTAGATCCGAATGGCAAGATGTTTATCGAGGATATTAAGAAACAATATGACATGTATAAGGAAAACAATGCCATCCGTGGCAACCTTGATTTTGAAAAAGCTATCGACACGTCAATGACCGAAAAGGCCGTTGAAGTACTAGGATCCTACAAATAA
- a CDS encoding superoxide dismutase family protein has translation MKRWSLRVFPLFLVLILVSCGSTEEGTGGSENEEETTTGEENQEQTDSEKPPETITVQLKDSDGKEVGTAELEQEDQGVDINLVDSSLPEGMHGFHIHEKGSCEAPDFKSSGCHFNPTDVSHGTESEDGPHAGDLPNIEAGEDGSVQKEVTADQVTLKKGEKNSLLKEGGTALVIHSKADDNKSQPSGDAGERIACGVIEK, from the coding sequence ATGAAACGGTGGAGCCTGAGGGTTTTCCCATTATTCCTAGTGCTTATTCTGGTTTCATGTGGATCGACGGAGGAAGGTACTGGAGGTTCAGAAAATGAAGAAGAAACAACGACAGGCGAAGAAAATCAGGAACAGACAGATTCAGAAAAACCTCCTGAGACCATCACTGTACAGTTAAAAGATAGCGATGGTAAAGAAGTAGGAACAGCTGAACTGGAACAGGAAGACCAGGGAGTAGATATCAATTTAGTCGACTCTTCTTTACCCGAAGGAATGCATGGATTTCATATTCATGAAAAAGGTTCGTGTGAAGCCCCTGACTTCAAATCTTCTGGCTGCCACTTTAATCCTACTGATGTTAGTCACGGGACAGAGTCCGAAGATGGACCGCACGCCGGCGATCTCCCTAATATTGAGGCAGGTGAAGATGGTTCTGTTCAAAAAGAAGTAACTGCGGATCAGGTTACTCTCAAAAAAGGAGAGAAAAACTCCTTATTGAAAGAAGGCGGTACGGCTCTTGTGATCCACTCAAAAGCAGATGATAATAAGTCTCAGCCCTCAGGGGATGCAGGCGAACGAATCGCATGTGGAGTTATAGAAAAATAG
- a CDS encoding coiled-coil domain-containing protein yields MKRDPIQLQQRVIYYKAELDKYKKKVQDYQDNYHYSQLEQLKNENQQLLKEREDEEEKSRIENRDLTKRVEGLEQQVSVYEEQEARLKEELSALDKDYERLQLENNELSQIKERYEGELKVNQERLQELRNNLAFLQDSYMNVQRKFKAEQKLKQEAVETADEYLKALEIEREEAEKKQIANKREIEEYQGLLEAWEEKEKGLVESLESLKLEHYNLKQEKAREIKELYAQKENLEEQNHRMNVTIKALHNDIQSLQETNKNLENQLAEGDEEENKLLEQLDEKVKRLLGESLEYEEEMDSKIELIHSLEDKLKVLSEEIEEMEQAMQEEE; encoded by the coding sequence ATGAAGCGTGATCCGATTCAACTTCAGCAGAGGGTCATCTACTACAAGGCTGAACTCGACAAATACAAAAAGAAAGTGCAGGATTATCAAGATAATTACCATTACTCCCAACTTGAACAGTTAAAAAATGAGAATCAGCAATTGTTAAAAGAAAGAGAAGACGAGGAAGAAAAAAGCCGTATAGAAAACAGAGATCTTACAAAACGAGTGGAAGGGCTTGAACAGCAAGTTTCTGTTTATGAAGAGCAAGAGGCACGGTTGAAGGAAGAACTTTCCGCCTTAGATAAAGATTATGAACGATTACAGCTAGAAAACAACGAACTTTCCCAAATTAAGGAAAGATATGAGGGAGAGTTGAAAGTCAATCAAGAACGGCTGCAGGAGCTGCGGAATAATTTAGCTTTTCTGCAGGATAGTTACATGAATGTACAAAGGAAATTCAAAGCTGAGCAAAAACTAAAGCAGGAAGCAGTTGAGACTGCAGATGAATACCTAAAGGCTCTCGAAATTGAAAGAGAAGAGGCGGAAAAGAAGCAAATCGCAAACAAACGGGAAATAGAAGAGTATCAGGGGCTTCTGGAAGCATGGGAAGAAAAGGAGAAAGGTTTAGTAGAATCATTAGAATCGTTAAAATTAGAGCATTATAATTTGAAGCAAGAAAAAGCACGTGAAATTAAAGAGTTATATGCTCAAAAGGAAAATTTAGAAGAGCAAAACCACAGAATGAACGTGACTATCAAAGCTTTGCACAACGATATTCAATCGCTTCAAGAAACGAATAAGAACTTGGAGAACCAGCTGGCAGAGGGAGATGAAGAGGAAAACAAATTATTAGAACAACTCGATGAGAAGGTCAAACGTCTGCTAGGAGAATCGTTGGAATATGAAGAAGAGATGGATTCAAAAATTGAACTCATCCATTCGTTAGAAGATAAATTAAAAGTTCTCTCAGAAGAAATCGAAGAAATGGAACAAGCGATGCAAGAGGAGGAATGA
- a CDS encoding YndM family protein encodes MDHLKLIAMKFLFSLVILGIILGAGFDVNFGNVFLITLVLTALSYALVDLILLSRSSNTTATIADFVLTFAVIYFMTDALTVGDNVFAATLISTISLTIFEYFFHQSVARNLDGEEERSGNVNPTPQLSTEASEELYPYDEEE; translated from the coding sequence GTGGATCACTTGAAATTAATTGCTATGAAATTCTTGTTCAGTTTAGTTATTCTAGGGATCATTTTAGGAGCAGGGTTTGATGTAAATTTCGGTAATGTGTTTTTAATCACATTGGTGCTAACAGCTCTTTCCTATGCACTCGTTGATTTGATACTACTATCGAGATCCAGCAATACAACCGCAACGATTGCAGATTTTGTACTCACTTTTGCCGTCATTTATTTTATGACAGATGCACTAACCGTGGGCGATAATGTTTTTGCAGCGACACTCATTTCAACGATTTCGCTGACCATTTTTGAATACTTCTTCCACCAGTCTGTAGCAAGAAACTTAGATGGCGAAGAAGAAAGAAGTGGAAATGTGAACCCTACGCCTCAGCTAAGCACTGAAGCATCTGAAGAGCTTTACCCTTATGATGAAGAAGAATAA
- a CDS encoding alcohol dehydrogenase catalytic domain-containing protein, translating to MKGVTFQGKENMAVKEVETPSIQENNDMIVKITASGICGSDLHLYKGGIEPKEDYVVGHEPMGIVEEVGPDVKTLKKGDRVVIPFNIGCGECFFCKNQMESQCDESNPHGEVGGLFGFTEINGGYPGGQAEYLRVPYADFTSFKVPESSELDDESVLFLSDVIPTAYWSVQHSGVKRGDTVVILGSGPIGLMAQKFAKLKGAERVIAVDQVDHRLDHAKRTNHTEIFNFKEHEDIGSLLHEETKGGADVVIDCVGMDGTVPPDESFGSEFDNQFGTISPIKTASQAVRKFGTVQLTGVYGTEANGFPLGDFFTRNVSLQMGQAPVIHLMLELYDMIENKEFDPTDIITHSMNLEDAAKGYDIFDKKEDGNIKVILKP from the coding sequence ATGAAAGGTGTCACTTTCCAAGGCAAAGAAAACATGGCTGTGAAAGAAGTCGAAACCCCTTCAATTCAAGAAAATAACGATATGATTGTTAAAATAACTGCAAGCGGAATATGTGGATCTGATCTTCACCTATATAAAGGAGGAATTGAACCGAAAGAAGATTATGTGGTCGGTCACGAACCAATGGGCATCGTCGAAGAGGTCGGTCCAGATGTGAAGACTTTGAAAAAAGGCGACCGTGTGGTAATTCCATTTAATATCGGCTGCGGTGAATGTTTCTTTTGTAAAAACCAGATGGAAAGCCAATGCGATGAGTCCAATCCTCACGGTGAAGTGGGAGGATTATTCGGATTCACGGAAATTAACGGAGGATATCCAGGAGGTCAAGCCGAATACTTACGCGTTCCATATGCTGATTTCACCTCTTTCAAGGTTCCGGAATCAAGTGAGCTCGATGACGAAAGTGTTCTTTTCTTATCAGATGTCATTCCAACAGCCTACTGGAGCGTCCAACACAGTGGAGTGAAAAGAGGAGATACAGTTGTTATTCTCGGCAGCGGACCGATCGGGCTCATGGCCCAGAAGTTTGCCAAACTGAAGGGTGCTGAGCGCGTCATCGCTGTCGACCAGGTTGACCATCGTCTAGATCATGCCAAACGCACAAACCATACGGAAATCTTCAATTTCAAAGAACATGAAGATATCGGCTCGCTATTGCACGAGGAAACTAAAGGCGGGGCTGATGTAGTCATTGACTGTGTTGGAATGGACGGTACCGTTCCTCCAGATGAATCGTTTGGATCGGAGTTCGATAATCAGTTCGGCACCATAAGCCCGATCAAGACTGCTTCCCAGGCGGTTAGAAAATTCGGCACGGTCCAATTGACAGGAGTGTACGGAACAGAGGCGAACGGTTTCCCATTAGGGGATTTCTTCACTCGGAACGTTTCCTTGCAAATGGGGCAGGCCCCTGTGATTCACCTCATGCTGGAGCTTTATGACATGATTGAAAATAAAGAGTTCGACCCTACAGATATCATCACCCATAGCATGAATCTTGAGGATGCCGCAAAGGGGTACGACATTTTTGATAAAAAAGAAGATGGAAATATCAAAGTGATTTTAAAACCATAA
- a CDS encoding homocysteine S-methyltransferase family protein translates to MKRTLEERLQDGPVVCGEGYLFELERRGYLQAGSFVPEVALDNPQALKQTYRDYMLAGSDVVLAFTYNGHREKMRIIGKEDLLEPLNRQAIRLAKEVAQEHPEEEALVAGNVSNTNLFNPEDDDSKAAVREIFREMTGWCREEGVDFVNGETFYYYEEAKIALEEIQKQGLPAVITLGLMSENILRDGYTVEEACRLLEEQGALVVGMNCFRGPATMQPYIEKIREEVNGYVGALPIPYRTTEEHPTFFNLPDGGCSCSLPTETTFPTSLDPLYCNRYELAEWAKEAKETGVNYFGLCCGASPSMLREVAETVGRETVNSTYSPDMKKHFLFGTDETLQQHNTKYRTKA, encoded by the coding sequence ATGAAACGTACATTAGAAGAGCGATTACAGGATGGACCCGTTGTTTGCGGGGAAGGGTACTTATTTGAATTGGAGAGAAGAGGATATTTGCAGGCTGGATCCTTTGTGCCAGAAGTAGCTCTGGATAACCCTCAAGCCTTGAAGCAGACCTATAGAGACTATATGCTTGCCGGCTCAGATGTGGTACTAGCCTTTACGTATAATGGTCACAGAGAAAAAATGAGGATCATCGGCAAGGAAGATCTACTTGAACCGTTGAACCGCCAGGCGATCCGTCTAGCTAAGGAGGTGGCCCAAGAGCATCCGGAAGAAGAAGCGCTCGTTGCAGGGAACGTATCCAACACGAATCTTTTCAATCCAGAAGACGATGATTCAAAAGCAGCAGTAAGAGAAATATTCAGGGAAATGACTGGCTGGTGTAGAGAAGAAGGGGTAGACTTCGTTAACGGAGAGACCTTTTATTACTATGAAGAAGCAAAGATCGCCTTAGAGGAAATTCAGAAGCAAGGCTTGCCTGCGGTCATTACGCTTGGATTGATGAGTGAAAATATTTTAAGAGATGGCTATACCGTTGAAGAAGCATGCCGTCTTCTAGAAGAACAAGGGGCTCTTGTTGTTGGCATGAATTGTTTCCGAGGTCCTGCTACGATGCAGCCTTATATCGAAAAGATTAGAGAAGAGGTTAATGGGTATGTTGGGGCCCTGCCTATTCCATACCGCACTACGGAAGAACATCCGACCTTTTTTAACTTGCCGGACGGCGGATGCTCGTGTTCACTTCCAACGGAGACAACTTTCCCTACTTCGTTAGATCCACTGTATTGCAACCGCTACGAGCTAGCCGAATGGGCAAAAGAAGCGAAAGAGACTGGTGTCAATTACTTCGGACTTTGCTGTGGGGCATCTCCGAGCATGCTTAGAGAAGTAGCAGAGACGGTCGGTAGAGAAACTGTGAACTCTACGTATTCCCCAGACATGAAAAAGCATTTCCTGTTTGGGACAGACGAAACTCTGCAACAACATAACACGAAATACCGTACGAAAGCATAG
- a CDS encoding ABC transporter ATP-binding protein, with protein MDTKISIRGLTKVFYKKGSSVTALQDINMDIKDGEFVCILGPSGCGKTTLLRILADLESKSIGDFTITRGEKDRPLQSMVFQERGVIPWLTVEENVAFGLKMRHLPKDFVKERTAYYLSKVGLDRFAKLYPKELSGGMKQRVSIARAFANDPEILLMDEPFAALDEQNKFILQEELLNIWSETKKTVLFITHSIDEALLLSDRILLMSSQPGKIVEELVVDMPRPRKMEEVRADANMAARFVQVWKHLQDEVQGSRV; from the coding sequence ATGGATACTAAAATTTCGATTCGCGGTTTGACGAAAGTTTTTTATAAAAAAGGAAGCAGTGTGACAGCCCTTCAAGACATAAATATGGATATTAAGGATGGCGAATTTGTTTGTATTCTTGGTCCTAGTGGCTGCGGAAAAACGACATTGCTTAGGATCTTGGCAGATCTGGAGAGTAAGAGTATCGGTGATTTTACCATCACTCGTGGAGAGAAGGATCGACCGCTGCAGTCTATGGTCTTCCAGGAGCGCGGGGTCATTCCTTGGCTGACGGTAGAAGAGAACGTAGCATTTGGACTAAAAATGCGTCATTTACCTAAAGATTTTGTAAAAGAACGGACGGCTTACTATTTATCTAAGGTAGGGCTGGACCGGTTCGCCAAGCTTTATCCAAAAGAACTTTCTGGAGGGATGAAGCAGCGTGTCAGTATTGCTAGAGCATTTGCGAATGACCCAGAGATTCTTTTAATGGATGAACCGTTTGCTGCATTAGATGAGCAGAATAAATTTATTCTGCAAGAGGAATTGTTGAACATTTGGTCAGAAACGAAAAAGACTGTGCTTTTCATTACGCATAGCATAGATGAAGCCCTGCTTTTGAGTGATCGCATTTTATTAATGAGCTCTCAGCCTGGGAAGATCGTAGAAGAATTGGTGGTCGATATGCCAAGACCGAGGAAGATGGAGGAAGTGAGAGCGGACGCCAATATGGCAGCCCGTTTCGTTCAAGTTTGGAAACACCTTCAAGATGAAGTGCAAGGGTCACGGGTTTAG
- a CDS encoding YidH family protein, with protein sequence MEKMDEQKLIQQHLANERTYLAWIRTAIALVGVGFLATTLHINGAQQMSRFGENLAILVSIASLFLGVMTIIGATINYYQTRRNINESRFVSSHRIIVFLTAVVILLVILVSAYLTFV encoded by the coding sequence ATGGAAAAAATGGATGAACAAAAACTGATTCAGCAGCATTTAGCGAATGAGCGGACTTATCTGGCTTGGATTCGCACCGCCATTGCCCTAGTCGGTGTCGGATTTTTAGCAACAACGCTTCACATTAATGGGGCCCAGCAAATGAGCCGATTTGGAGAAAATCTGGCCATTCTTGTCAGCATTGCATCGCTGTTTCTAGGTGTAATGACGATCATTGGCGCAACCATCAATTATTATCAGACAAGGCGTAATATTAATGAAAGCCGTTTTGTGTCCTCACACAGAATCATCGTATTTTTGACTGCTGTCGTCATTTTGCTCGTTATACTCGTTTCCGCTTATCTCACCTTTGTGTAA
- a CDS encoding Z1 domain-containing protein translates to MKTLETVQTQGRFFQHLQYKNEYTEESKECIILTAAQLMDKKTSENRPGMLLGKIQSGKTRTFIGVMGLAYDNGFDAVIILTQGTNALVKQTYARLEEEFAEQIAEDKLRVYDIMSMPERLRKYELSQKLAFIVKKETHNLDRLREALVDQYPSLSNKKILFIDDEADFASVAYEYKREQNITKMRVIASKINELRSRLQESAFLQVTATPYSLYLQPEDMTIHEGKVFEPIRPSFTELVPVHDQYIGGDMYFEKSQIDGHLASYLYHEVDEKELQVMKKMDGRRVKMDKLLTQKNIANIRRAIVNFIVGSCIRRWQQRQLGTKQQKYSFIIHTERGKNAHAWQGELIRSFEDLLMEGANEETDVFQTLVQQSYQDLIRSVKTLNKAPAPSYLQVYQEVKLALEEEYIVSSIVNSEKDVNEMLDYSGQLHLRAPMNIFIGGQILDRGVTIHNLIGFFYGRNPKSFQQDTVLQHSRMYGARLLEDLAVTRFYTTQRIYSIMERIHEFDAGLRHAFERGGHECGVVFIQKDLNSTILPCSPNKILLSSLTMLKPHKRLLPVGFQTGYKTHIQKTVRYIDRLIENEVKNALYHEEGAYLIPVEKAKEMITFVHKTFEMEEGREFNQDEYHSVLDYLSTEAKSGAYVWLITRTRREIQRFKKDGTFENSPDTPGKGKGELAIARRQAKDHPALIMLRQEGKKEHGWRGAEFWWPVVVAQSETTPTVFAKKNDKISKTAAK, encoded by the coding sequence ATGAAAACGCTAGAAACAGTCCAAACGCAAGGGCGTTTTTTTCAACATTTACAATATAAAAATGAATACACAGAAGAATCAAAGGAATGTATAATCCTAACAGCAGCTCAACTTATGGATAAAAAGACCTCTGAAAACAGGCCGGGTATGCTGCTTGGTAAGATACAGTCAGGGAAGACAAGAACTTTCATCGGGGTAATGGGACTCGCTTATGACAACGGCTTTGATGCTGTAATTATTCTTACGCAAGGGACAAATGCGCTTGTAAAGCAGACCTATGCGCGCCTGGAGGAAGAGTTTGCCGAGCAGATTGCAGAAGATAAACTGCGAGTGTACGACATTATGTCAATGCCGGAACGCCTTCGAAAGTATGAGCTGTCTCAAAAGCTTGCTTTTATTGTGAAAAAAGAGACCCATAACCTTGATCGACTTCGCGAAGCACTAGTGGACCAGTATCCTTCTCTATCAAATAAAAAGATCTTGTTTATCGACGACGAGGCAGATTTTGCGAGTGTCGCCTATGAGTACAAGCGCGAGCAAAATATTACAAAGATGAGAGTGATCGCATCAAAAATCAATGAATTAAGAAGCAGATTACAGGAGTCCGCTTTTCTGCAGGTAACAGCGACTCCGTACTCCCTGTATTTACAGCCAGAGGATATGACCATTCATGAGGGGAAAGTATTTGAGCCGATACGTCCTTCTTTCACAGAGCTAGTGCCTGTCCATGATCAGTATATCGGGGGCGATATGTACTTTGAGAAGTCGCAGATCGACGGGCATCTTGCTTCGTATCTCTACCATGAAGTGGATGAAAAAGAACTTCAAGTCATGAAGAAAATGGATGGACGGCGGGTGAAAATGGACAAGCTCTTGACGCAGAAAAACATTGCAAACATCCGAAGAGCCATCGTTAATTTTATTGTAGGAAGCTGTATCCGACGCTGGCAGCAACGGCAATTGGGAACGAAGCAACAAAAGTATTCTTTTATTATTCATACCGAACGAGGGAAAAACGCGCATGCGTGGCAAGGAGAACTCATCCGCAGTTTTGAAGATTTGTTAATGGAGGGGGCGAATGAAGAGACGGATGTATTTCAAACGTTGGTCCAACAGTCTTATCAAGACCTGATCCGTTCTGTAAAAACTCTGAATAAAGCACCTGCGCCTTCTTACCTTCAAGTCTATCAAGAAGTGAAGCTAGCCCTAGAGGAAGAATATATCGTCAGTTCCATCGTTAATTCGGAAAAAGACGTCAATGAGATGCTGGACTACAGTGGACAGCTGCATCTTCGTGCCCCAATGAACATTTTCATCGGCGGACAAATCCTCGATCGGGGAGTAACGATTCATAATTTGATTGGATTTTTTTATGGAAGAAATCCAAAGTCTTTCCAACAGGACACTGTGCTTCAGCATTCTCGGATGTACGGAGCCCGCCTGCTTGAAGACCTTGCTGTCACGCGCTTTTACACAACACAAAGAATTTATTCAATAATGGAACGAATCCACGAATTTGACGCAGGACTTAGACACGCCTTTGAACGAGGCGGACATGAGTGTGGGGTTGTGTTTATCCAGAAGGATTTGAATTCAACCATTTTGCCATGCAGTCCGAATAAGATTCTATTATCGAGTCTGACTATGCTTAAACCTCATAAGCGTCTGCTACCGGTTGGTTTTCAAACCGGGTACAAAACCCACATTCAGAAAACAGTCCGCTACATCGACCGCTTGATTGAAAATGAAGTAAAAAATGCCCTCTATCACGAAGAAGGTGCTTACTTGATCCCTGTTGAAAAGGCGAAAGAAATGATCACTTTTGTTCATAAGACGTTTGAGATGGAAGAAGGTCGAGAGTTCAACCAGGACGAGTATCATAGCGTGCTCGATTATTTGAGCACAGAAGCAAAATCAGGGGCATACGTGTGGCTAATTACAAGAACAAGACGTGAAATCCAGCGTTTTAAGAAGGATGGGACGTTTGAGAATTCTCCAGATACACCAGGGAAAGGTAAAGGGGAGCTTGCCATCGCCAGAAGACAAGCCAAGGACCATCCGGCTTTGATTATGCTCAGGCAGGAAGGAAAGAAAGAACATGGCTGGAGAGGTGCTGAATTTTGGTGGCCGGTGGTTGTTGCCCAGTCTGAAACAACGCCGACGGTTTTTGCAAAAAAAAACGATAAAATAAGTAAGACGGCAGCCAAATAA